TGTATTTCTTAGGATCGAATGGAATACAAAACGTTGCACTGACCATGGACAACTCCAGCGGTAATGTTCTGGCGCAGCCTTCTTCACTGAACAATGATTTGCAAAGCTTTACAGTTACTTGGAAAAGAGGATCCTAAAATTACTCTCATAATAAGCACTGTACAGCATAATTTATTGAAGACTCAGATGCCATGAGTCTGAGTAAGTGGAATCATGAATTCAATGAGGAATAAGCTCAATATCGGCCTAGCTTACGACTTGTATCGATCTCTGACAAGTAAATCATTCATATCCTCAGTGGCGCTGATGCTATCGATATCGATAATTGTGGGCGCCAGCCTTATAGGTGGCATAACGAACCCCTCGGAAAACGGCATAAACATTGACCATGCTTACTTTTACGAAAACTCCTCCTATCATCAGGTTAGCTACTTCTTCGATGCAACAGGTAATCCTCTGACACATCTATCGGTTTCGTTTGTTGTGTTGAATCAGACGAATCGTGTATTTTCGGCTGAAACCACTACAAGCACTAACGGTTTTGCGAACTTCACCTTCAGTCCGCCGATCTTAACAGAGCAGTTCATAGCTTATGAGAATTATTCATACGCCGGAGAAGAATTTTCGACAAACGTAATCTTGAACGCTTCAAACCATTCCATGAATTACATGTCAGGATTGGGATATCAAATTAACCCTGTTGCAAAACCGCGCGACCCTTATGGGGACAACCTTTTGATTTTCTATTTGGGTGAAAACGGAACAAGGTCTTCAACGGTCAAAGTCTATCTTGCAAAGGCCAGTGGCCTCACCGGGGTCGAAACAAATGGTTCTAACAGTTACAACAAATACAACAGTAAGAAACTCGTTGCCACAATTTCTGATTTTTGTTTAACAATAGTAAATGTACCTGTTGGACCTTCCGGGATCTCCCAGTTTTTTAATGTCTTTATATATTCCGCCAATAATACCCTCTTGGCAGAGAGTGTCAACCTCAGATTGAGTTTTCCCTCACCGGGTTATCAGGCGGCCGATGAGGCAGCCATATTTTCGTCAGCTTATCTTCCTGTACTAGGCTCCATGATAGCATTCCTGATAGCTTATACCAACTATGGAAGGCTGTTTTCGGCAGGTGTTATGGACAGTATCCTTGTAAGGCCAATCACGCGCGGGAGGTTGTTTCTGTCCAGATGGATTTCCTCGGCAATATCACTGTTCACCTTTCCTTTGCTCATATTCGCCACCTTAGATATGCTGATTTTTTGGAGGTTTAGCTCTCTCATCCCCTTGCCGGTTTATACCATTCTGCTGACCGGAATCTATTTTTCCTTTTTGGCCTTTCTGGGCATCGTACTCGCACTGTCCAATGTAGTAAAGTCGGACTCGGTGCTCTTCGGTTCGACACTTTTCATTTTGATAGTCTTTACAGTCCTATGGGGCAGCATTGGCCAATTAATTGGAGGATTCCTCGGCATTTCCCCTCCGATCGGCGTTGGAGTGCCTGGGGTGAGCGAGAACTACTTGTCCCTGCAGCTGCTCACTTACTATCTCAATCCAGTAGGAGGAATTACTCTTGCATCCACAGCGGTGACCGGCAATTTTGAAAATTTCATTCAGCCCATTTCTGCGTCCCCATATTCGCCGACAGCGATCAGGATTGTGTTGGAAGGAGTTGCATGGACAGTTTTTACCTTGGCCGTTTCATATTTCACTGCGATAAAGACTCGGCGATGACTCTCTACTGGAACCTGATTGTTATATAGAACGGGATGTGGAGACCGAATCACTGTGTCCGCTACAGGAAATGAATGCTGCGAAGCGACCTATATGGACATTTACATTGCTTTTTTCTGCTGATTCTGCGATGAGTGCTTGAGCTGATGTATGCTCATTCAACGAATAAAAT
The genomic region above belongs to Candidatus Sysuiplasma acidicola and contains:
- a CDS encoding ABC transporter permease subunit, which translates into the protein MNSMRNKLNIGLAYDLYRSLTSKSFISSVALMLSISIIVGASLIGGITNPSENGINIDHAYFYENSSYHQVSYFFDATGNPLTHLSVSFVVLNQTNRVFSAETTTSTNGFANFTFSPPILTEQFIAYENYSYAGEEFSTNVILNASNHSMNYMSGLGYQINPVAKPRDPYGDNLLIFYLGENGTRSSTVKVYLAKASGLTGVETNGSNSYNKYNSKKLVATISDFCLTIVNVPVGPSGISQFFNVFIYSANNTLLAESVNLRLSFPSPGYQAADEAAIFSSAYLPVLGSMIAFLIAYTNYGRLFSAGVMDSILVRPITRGRLFLSRWISSAISLFTFPLLIFATLDMLIFWRFSSLIPLPVYTILLTGIYFSFLAFLGIVLALSNVVKSDSVLFGSTLFILIVFTVLWGSIGQLIGGFLGISPPIGVGVPGVSENYLSLQLLTYYLNPVGGITLASTAVTGNFENFIQPISASPYSPTAIRIVLEGVAWTVFTLAVSYFTAIKTRR